The following coding sequences lie in one Leptospira hartskeerlii genomic window:
- a CDS encoding class I tRNA ligase family protein: protein EESFRLEDIEPNEDELKILHRTIKKVDDDINNFSFNTAISQLMIFVNELTPSARRPRKILEPFLLLIAPFAPHLAEELWSLAGKPDSLTYQGFPGYEEKYLTDDEILIVVQVNGKLRAEFKAAKEIAGEEAIKIAKSLDKVQVFLDGKQIRKEIYVPGKLVNLVVG from the coding sequence CTGAAGAATCTTTCCGTTTGGAAGATATTGAACCGAACGAAGACGAATTAAAGATACTTCACAGAACTATCAAAAAAGTGGATGATGATATTAACAATTTCTCATTCAACACTGCTATTTCTCAGTTGATGATCTTTGTGAATGAATTAACTCCAAGTGCTCGTAGACCTCGTAAGATCCTAGAGCCTTTTTTACTTTTGATCGCTCCATTTGCTCCTCACTTAGCGGAAGAACTTTGGTCCTTGGCAGGAAAGCCTGATTCATTGACATACCAAGGTTTTCCGGGTTATGAGGAAAAGTATCTGACTGACGACGAAATACTGATCGTAGTTCAGGTAAACGGAAAGTTAAGAGCGGAATTCAAAGCAGCAAAAGAGATCGCTGGGGAAGAAGCGATTAAGATCGCAAAATCCTTGGATAAGGTACAGGTATTCTTAGATGGAAAACAGATCCGAAAAGAGATCTATGTTCCTGGAAAATTGGTAAACCTGGTAGTTGGATAG
- a CDS encoding LIC10486 family protein — MEQNPQTSKLQEQANQMNLALESVHTEEQAIELIQGKIKDAYLLKLRIDVENKAGVVLGLLSRYKNEFLELYSLFSNSSVIRKIRTFEDFGQISHDIAEAARQEAPDPGLSDLVGRLLHTKLTRPILEQYYPMWDRNDTAALVNMLENQIKTSMKINMIRVQADVEYVSSLKCRGKSFFAGIIQSIPKPPEEPAEGAGAPVENLDPEKAAVMRQIETIRKGFGRVVQAKTILSPVNGIDFDDLNEGDKILLQLPSVSPEEKALAKTLGAMDKDGNVKPVIGSFVAIASGKNEYHIFAKGPAGVLLQAFEERPVRLARPKTAANAPRPAGMGAKQSESNNTLNYAILVGVVLLVGLLAFILLK; from the coding sequence ATGGAACAGAATCCTCAGACAAGTAAACTCCAAGAACAGGCAAATCAGATGAACCTTGCCTTGGAATCCGTTCATACCGAAGAACAAGCGATCGAACTTATCCAAGGAAAAATCAAGGACGCCTACCTTTTAAAATTAAGGATCGATGTTGAGAACAAAGCTGGCGTAGTTTTAGGATTATTATCCAGATATAAAAACGAATTTTTAGAATTATATTCCTTATTCTCCAACTCCTCAGTGATCCGAAAGATCAGGACATTCGAAGACTTCGGTCAAATCTCACATGATATTGCGGAAGCAGCTAGACAAGAAGCTCCAGATCCTGGTTTGTCCGACCTAGTAGGAAGACTTCTTCATACTAAATTAACAAGACCAATATTAGAACAATATTATCCAATGTGGGATCGTAATGATACTGCAGCTCTAGTCAATATGCTAGAGAATCAGATCAAAACTAGTATGAAGATCAATATGATCCGTGTCCAAGCAGACGTGGAATACGTATCTAGTTTAAAATGTAGAGGCAAAAGTTTTTTTGCAGGTATTATCCAATCCATTCCTAAACCGCCTGAAGAACCCGCAGAAGGAGCAGGAGCTCCAGTAGAAAATCTGGATCCGGAAAAGGCTGCAGTCATGCGCCAAATAGAAACCATTCGAAAAGGTTTCGGAAGAGTGGTACAAGCTAAGACTATTCTTTCTCCAGTAAACGGAATTGACTTCGACGATCTAAACGAAGGCGACAAGATCCTATTACAACTTCCTTCCGTTTCTCCAGAAGAAAAAGCTTTGGCTAAAACTTTAGGTGCTATGGATAAAGATGGAAACGTAAAACCTGTGATCGGTTCCTTCGTTGCTATCGCTTCCGGAAAAAATGAATATCATATTTTTGCAAAAGGTCCTGCTGGAGTTCTTTTACAAGCATTCGAAGAAAGACCGGTCCGTTTAGCTAGACCTAAAACTGCAGCAAACGCACCTCGTCCAGCCGGGATGGGTGCAAAACAATCCGAAAGCAATAATACTCTCAACTACGCGATTTTGGTTGGAGTAGTTCTACTAGTCGGACTGCTTGCGTTTATTTTATTGAAATAG
- the thrC gene encoding threonine synthase, which produces MSLTFTKLKAEFRCINDSCGATYDLNDIVYECRKCGSLLQVSHDMGALKEKSGKEWKDLFDSRLGSVKFPNSSGIWNKREWVLPHVEDSEIVSSGEGLSHLFNSERLTKHFGLGGLWIKQCGISHTGSFKDLGMTVLLSQVKHMLNKGVKIRAVACASSGDTSAALASYAAKAGIPAIIFLPAGKVSQAQLIQPVSNGAKVIALETDFDGCMKIVKEVTKEACIYLANSMNSLRIEGQKTIAPEIVQQLEWKVPDWIIIPGGNLGNVSALGAGFEMAKELGLIDKLPRIVLAQAENANPLYLSYLKNFEEFSPVDAKPTLASAIQIGNPVSVQKAIRTLKKFNGVVEQASEAELSEASAKTDLFGLYNDPHTGVALAALYKLMAKGTIAKGDQVVVISTAHGLKFTEFKLKFHEGKIPGTDQKLVNVIRSCKPEVGAVMDEISGFLQMKG; this is translated from the coding sequence ATGAGCCTTACCTTCACCAAGTTGAAAGCGGAATTCCGCTGTATCAACGATTCTTGCGGAGCAACTTACGATCTGAATGATATCGTATACGAATGTCGTAAATGTGGAAGCCTTCTCCAAGTTTCCCATGATATGGGAGCTCTTAAAGAAAAGTCAGGTAAGGAATGGAAGGACCTATTCGATTCCAGATTGGGCTCGGTAAAATTTCCGAACAGCTCAGGTATCTGGAATAAAAGAGAATGGGTTCTTCCTCATGTAGAAGATTCTGAGATCGTAAGCTCTGGAGAAGGCCTATCTCATCTATTCAATTCTGAAAGACTTACAAAACATTTTGGCCTAGGCGGCCTTTGGATCAAACAATGTGGGATCTCCCACACTGGTTCATTTAAGGACCTCGGCATGACGGTTCTTCTCTCTCAAGTAAAACATATGTTGAATAAGGGAGTTAAGATCAGAGCGGTAGCTTGTGCTAGTTCAGGAGATACTTCTGCTGCTTTAGCTTCTTACGCTGCTAAGGCCGGGATCCCTGCTATTATTTTCCTTCCTGCGGGAAAAGTTTCCCAAGCACAATTGATCCAACCTGTTTCTAACGGCGCAAAAGTAATCGCTCTCGAAACGGATTTTGACGGTTGTATGAAGATCGTTAAAGAAGTTACTAAAGAAGCCTGTATCTATCTCGCAAACTCAATGAACAGTCTTCGTATCGAAGGTCAAAAAACGATCGCACCTGAGATCGTTCAACAATTGGAATGGAAAGTTCCCGACTGGATCATTATTCCAGGTGGAAATTTAGGAAATGTTTCCGCTCTAGGCGCAGGTTTCGAGATGGCAAAAGAATTAGGATTAATCGATAAACTTCCTAGGATCGTTTTGGCCCAAGCGGAGAATGCAAATCCACTCTATCTTTCTTATCTGAAAAATTTCGAAGAATTCAGTCCGGTTGATGCAAAACCTACTCTTGCATCAGCAATACAGATCGGAAATCCTGTATCAGTTCAAAAGGCAATTCGTACATTAAAAAAATTCAATGGGGTTGTGGAACAGGCAAGTGAAGCGGAACTTTCGGAAGCTTCTGCCAAAACCGATCTATTCGGATTGTATAATGACCCTCATACTGGAGTGGCTCTCGCCGCTTTATACAAACTGATGGCTAAAGGAACGATTGCAAAAGGTGATCAGGTGGTCGTAATCTCTACCGCACACGGTTTAAAATTCACCGAATTTAAACTCAAATTCCATGAAGGAAAAATCCCGGGAACCGACCAGAAATTGGTAAACGTTATTCGATCCTGCAAGCCGGAAGTGGGAGCCGTAATGGACGAAATCAGCGGTTTTCTACAAATGAAAGGTTAA
- a CDS encoding SPFH domain-containing protein, giving the protein MALIDVIKYEGKPGEIVWKFPRNDISTFGQLVVNESQEAIFFKEGKALDIFGPGTHTLKTGNVPILEKLVNLPFGGQTPFTAEVVYINKALIQLKWGTPAPIQVEDPKYTITLGLRANGSYNIKIVDSKAFAVGVVGARGAYSQDEVDNFLRPMIITRLSDFLAEVVLKSGEPITRLNQHLEEASSAGKTKIQPDFSKYGIDVLDFFVQSINFDQNDPNFQKIQKVLTEKFEIDALGGMYQQKRMLDIGEAAAKNEGGNAGQGMSAGMGLGMGMNMGNMMAGMMGQNNAGGTSNQNDATARLTKLKSMLDQGLISQEEFDAKKKDILNSI; this is encoded by the coding sequence ATGGCATTAATAGACGTAATAAAATACGAAGGAAAACCGGGAGAGATTGTATGGAAATTTCCCCGTAACGATATCAGCACCTTCGGACAATTGGTAGTGAACGAAAGCCAGGAAGCCATCTTCTTTAAAGAAGGTAAGGCTCTGGATATTTTCGGACCCGGAACTCATACTTTAAAAACTGGTAACGTTCCTATTTTGGAAAAACTAGTAAACCTTCCTTTCGGAGGCCAAACTCCTTTTACTGCGGAAGTAGTTTATATCAACAAGGCACTTATCCAATTAAAATGGGGAACTCCTGCGCCCATCCAAGTAGAAGATCCTAAATACACGATCACATTAGGATTAAGAGCAAACGGTTCATATAATATCAAGATTGTGGACTCCAAAGCATTTGCTGTAGGAGTAGTCGGTGCAAGAGGAGCTTATTCGCAAGACGAGGTGGATAACTTCTTAAGGCCTATGATCATAACTAGACTAAGCGATTTTCTAGCGGAAGTCGTTTTAAAATCTGGAGAGCCGATCACTCGATTGAACCAACATTTGGAAGAAGCTTCTTCCGCAGGAAAAACAAAGATCCAACCTGACTTCTCCAAGTACGGTATAGATGTTTTAGATTTTTTTGTTCAATCGATCAACTTTGATCAAAACGATCCGAACTTCCAAAAGATCCAAAAGGTTCTCACGGAAAAATTCGAGATCGATGCTCTGGGCGGAATGTACCAACAAAAAAGAATGTTGGATATCGGAGAAGCAGCAGCCAAAAACGAAGGTGGGAACGCCGGTCAAGGTATGTCTGCAGGCATGGGCCTCGGAATGGGAATGAATATGGGAAATATGATGGCCGGAATGATGGGACAGAACAATGCCGGTGGGACTTCCAACCAGAACGATGCAACAGCAAGACTCACAAAACTCAAGAGTATGTTGGACCAAGGCCTGATTTCTCAGGAAGAATTTGATGCCAAAAAAAAGGACATTCTAAATTCTATCTAA
- a CDS encoding LIMLP_15305 family protein: MTSNSPISQYVSRFKAEKGKILSFLSSFPFYGEVLKNHQYYEADRIARNELSKKLDSLKEPIRRIEENFVRERRMDLIGSTEVLLSILERLKNEIIGASYGLNGLGTGFKATESELEALAEWDYSLIHHAEELSTKVKSPNFPPEVLVDTVRNWVSSFRSELDEFDSALKSRKDVFLKR; encoded by the coding sequence ATGACTTCGAACAGCCCGATCTCACAATATGTTTCCAGATTCAAAGCGGAGAAGGGAAAGATCTTATCCTTTCTATCTTCATTTCCTTTTTATGGAGAAGTCTTAAAGAACCATCAATATTACGAAGCGGACAGGATCGCTCGAAACGAATTATCCAAAAAATTGGATTCTCTCAAAGAACCTATACGTAGGATCGAAGAAAATTTCGTCCGAGAAAGAAGAATGGACCTAATCGGCTCTACTGAGGTCTTACTTTCCATCTTAGAAAGACTCAAAAACGAAATTATTGGAGCAAGTTACGGTCTGAACGGATTGGGCACTGGGTTCAAAGCAACGGAATCAGAGTTGGAAGCCTTGGCAGAATGGGATTATTCTTTGATCCATCATGCGGAAGAATTATCCACCAAGGTTAAATCCCCGAACTTCCCTCCGGAAGTTTTAGTAGACACGGTAAGAAATTGGGTCAGTAGTTTTAGATCCGAATTAGACGAATTCGATTCCGCCTTAAAGAGCAGGAAGGATGTCTTCTTGAAACGCTAG
- a CDS encoding acyltransferase family protein, whose amino-acid sequence MKSYILSIFASKKGEIESLNGIRAIAILMVMTNHLWVSKQPIMGEMPFWLSWFVENQTTIVDVFFVLGGFLNYGGILQFYKKENSFPYRKFIVNRSLRILPAYYAALAFSYYYFSKQIAGLKNIPNPNADLIWLIDKGQKALDYVWADGIFLSNFFPRVLDVGWYISLEQQIYFLMVVLGPFFLFSKTKKIRVIILSIIYIIPFLSRCYLYSKGQMNAEALFWTENRFDSMIAGMLLAEYVDYKPVGESLGKLKYSLIGITAIAFILISYSFDWNHIIRLTLANNFYNIALALIIYLAIQKEGIFKTILGLPIFRPLSRITFTVYLWNIPLMGIATRWALKGETLVTLSVLPKLYLICFGFTIIAAWPIFLLIEQPFIWWKEKPKVLENKNEAKTA is encoded by the coding sequence ATGAAATCCTATATACTGTCTATCTTTGCTTCCAAAAAGGGAGAAATAGAATCACTAAACGGAATCAGGGCGATCGCAATTTTGATGGTAATGACCAACCATCTTTGGGTTTCCAAACAACCGATCATGGGCGAGATGCCTTTTTGGTTGTCTTGGTTTGTGGAGAATCAAACCACGATCGTGGATGTGTTCTTTGTACTGGGTGGCTTTCTTAATTACGGAGGTATACTCCAATTTTATAAAAAGGAAAATAGCTTCCCTTATCGTAAGTTTATCGTCAATCGTTCTTTGAGAATACTTCCCGCTTATTATGCTGCGTTAGCTTTTTCTTATTATTATTTTTCTAAACAAATAGCAGGCCTGAAAAATATACCGAACCCAAATGCGGATCTGATTTGGTTGATAGATAAAGGGCAGAAGGCACTGGATTATGTTTGGGCAGATGGGATCTTCTTATCTAATTTTTTCCCCAGAGTTTTGGATGTGGGTTGGTACATTTCCTTAGAGCAGCAGATCTATTTTTTGATGGTTGTTTTGGGGCCGTTCTTCTTATTCTCTAAGACTAAGAAAATAAGGGTGATCATATTATCGATCATATATATTATCCCTTTCTTATCTAGATGTTATCTATATTCTAAAGGGCAGATGAACGCGGAGGCGCTTTTCTGGACTGAAAATCGATTCGATTCCATGATAGCAGGAATGCTTTTAGCAGAATATGTGGATTATAAACCTGTAGGAGAAAGTTTAGGAAAACTGAAATATTCTCTGATAGGGATCACTGCGATCGCTTTTATATTAATCTCTTATTCGTTCGATTGGAACCATATCATACGATTAACCCTCGCGAATAATTTTTACAATATTGCGTTGGCTTTGATCATCTACTTAGCAATCCAAAAGGAGGGGATATTCAAAACCATATTAGGTTTACCGATCTTCCGTCCATTATCTAGGATCACATTCACAGTATATTTATGGAATATACCTTTGATGGGGATCGCCACAAGATGGGCCCTCAAAGGAGAAACCTTAGTGACGTTGAGTGTATTGCCTAAACTTTATCTGATCTGTTTTGGATTTACGATCATAGCTGCTTGGCCGATCTTTTTATTGATAGAACAACCTTTTATCTGGTGGAAAGAAAAACCGAAAGTTTTGGAAAATAAGAACGAGGCCAAGACTGCATAG
- the lepB gene encoding signal peptidase I: protein MKFDPEIIRSIQQSVFRWIRLSFPIVFAIFFILYFRIFVIQFYLISGTSMMPSYKESDWVLVKKWGFPAQVGPWVLYILEPDVDRFDVLVLDGIGAELSLKRVVGLPGDFFRFSEGRILINDSSLEEPFLNSGYKTQAPSASILPVIGVSGNIGIGDSGRIPPGYVLVLGDNREFSTDSRNYGLIPFKKLRGKVITSF from the coding sequence ATGAAATTTGATCCGGAAATTATTCGTTCGATCCAACAGTCCGTATTTCGCTGGATCAGACTTTCTTTTCCGATCGTATTTGCAATATTCTTCATATTATATTTCAGGATTTTCGTAATCCAATTCTATTTGATCAGCGGCACAAGTATGATGCCTAGCTATAAAGAAAGCGATTGGGTCCTTGTCAAAAAATGGGGATTCCCTGCGCAGGTTGGTCCTTGGGTTTTATATATTTTAGAACCGGACGTAGATAGATTCGATGTATTGGTTTTGGATGGGATTGGAGCAGAACTAAGTTTAAAAAGGGTGGTTGGACTTCCTGGAGATTTTTTCAGATTTTCAGAAGGAAGAATTTTAATAAACGACTCTTCCTTAGAGGAACCTTTTTTGAATTCAGGTTATAAGACCCAAGCTCCATCTGCATCTATTCTTCCTGTGATCGGAGTCTCCGGAAATATAGGCATAGGAGATTCGGGCAGAATCCCACCGGGTTATGTTTTGGTCTTGGGAGATAACCGAGAATTCTCCACGGATTCCAGAAACTACGGCCTAATTCCTTTCAAAAAGTTGAGAGGGAAGGTAATCACCAGCTTTTAA
- a CDS encoding penicillin-binding protein: MDYSPLNRKRFTILFILLCVFFSGLLVRVGYLVFFNDREIAFKNGERILRGAIYDRRGIELALSIDSSTIGIYPGNVYDPNFTAVQISPYLDIPPEKIESLIREKSRYFLLKREIDDTTASRIMEMALPGVRREREFKRVYPHGSLAASLVGFTGMDDDKALSGLEYYYNQELMTPTEADSTRGANVHLTLDGLIQFKLEKALGKRFEETGAKRAVGLLMEIHTGRILAMASFPSFDPNRYSSFEEYSHTNWAIRHVYEPGSTMKIFLASILLNENLIHPNEKFDCPGYVDYGKTRIKCTHVHGKVNLEEILQYSCNAGIIKAAAKIPNDVLYEYMKRFRFGDRSGLLPNESVGYMPILNKWTPTTPMFMAIGQGISVTPIQLVASAASIVNGGRFITPRVVSHITDSYGEVLHEFQSEETPVGIKEYSTERLLKAMTRVVQAGTGKNAYIQEYSIAGKTGTGQKAVSGRGYQDGLWSASFLGFFPADKPKVVGLILFDEPRGDSHTGGGLAAPVFREVVENIIPIIEQGERTVNVNLPKLDRKPLSGKSERVPDLIGRSKREVVELLAPLGVPYKLHGSGFCYEQDPAPGSSYEEKRINVFFQ, from the coding sequence ATGGATTATAGCCCTCTTAATCGGAAAAGATTCACCATCTTATTCATTCTATTATGCGTATTTTTTTCCGGGCTTTTGGTCCGAGTAGGTTATCTAGTATTTTTTAACGATAGAGAGATTGCGTTCAAGAATGGAGAAAGGATCCTAAGAGGAGCCATCTACGATAGAAGGGGAATTGAATTGGCATTGTCCATTGATTCTTCTACAATTGGGATTTATCCAGGAAATGTTTACGATCCGAATTTTACTGCAGTACAAATCTCTCCATATCTAGACATTCCTCCTGAAAAGATAGAATCTCTTATCAGAGAAAAAAGCAGATATTTCCTTTTAAAGAGAGAAATAGATGATACAACTGCAAGTCGTATCATGGAGATGGCCCTTCCTGGAGTGAGAAGGGAAAGAGAATTTAAAAGAGTTTATCCTCACGGAAGTTTAGCGGCAAGTCTTGTAGGCTTTACTGGAATGGACGATGATAAAGCTCTCTCCGGATTAGAATATTATTATAATCAGGAATTGATGACACCTACTGAGGCTGACTCTACCAGAGGTGCCAATGTACATTTGACTCTGGATGGGCTCATACAATTCAAATTAGAGAAGGCCTTAGGTAAAAGATTCGAGGAAACTGGGGCCAAAAGAGCGGTAGGACTTTTAATGGAGATCCATACCGGAAGAATATTGGCTATGGCCAGTTTTCCATCTTTCGACCCAAATCGTTACTCTTCCTTTGAAGAATATTCGCATACTAATTGGGCGATCCGACATGTATATGAGCCTGGTTCTACGATGAAAATTTTCCTGGCGAGTATTCTTCTTAACGAAAACTTAATACATCCTAACGAAAAATTCGATTGTCCAGGATACGTCGATTATGGAAAGACCAGGATCAAATGTACACATGTTCACGGAAAAGTGAATTTAGAAGAGATTTTACAATATTCTTGTAATGCAGGGATCATCAAAGCGGCTGCAAAGATCCCGAATGATGTACTTTACGAATATATGAAACGATTCCGATTCGGAGATAGATCAGGACTTTTACCCAACGAATCCGTAGGATATATGCCTATCTTGAACAAATGGACGCCGACCACTCCTATGTTCATGGCAATCGGCCAAGGAATTTCGGTAACTCCGATTCAGTTGGTCGCTTCTGCAGCTTCTATTGTAAATGGAGGAAGGTTTATCACGCCTAGAGTTGTCTCCCATATCACCGATTCTTACGGAGAAGTCCTGCACGAATTCCAATCGGAAGAAACTCCAGTAGGTATCAAAGAATATTCCACCGAAAGATTATTGAAGGCGATGACTCGAGTGGTCCAAGCCGGAACAGGAAAAAACGCATACATACAAGAATATTCCATTGCTGGAAAAACAGGAACAGGACAAAAGGCAGTTTCTGGTCGAGGCTACCAAGACGGATTATGGTCCGCCTCTTTCTTAGGATTTTTTCCTGCAGACAAACCTAAAGTGGTCGGTTTGATCCTATTTGATGAACCAAGAGGTGATAGTCATACTGGAGGAGGACTTGCCGCGCCTGTATTCAGAGAAGTGGTGGAGAATATTATCCCTATTATAGAACAGGGAGAAAGAACGGTTAACGTTAATCTTCCTAAGTTGGATAGAAAGCCACTTTCGGGAAAATCCGAACGTGTACCTGACTTGATCGGAAGAAGTAAAAGAGAAGTAGTGGAATTGTTAGCTCCGTTAGGGGTTCCGTATAAACTTCACGGAAGCGGTTTCTGTTACGAACAAGATCCTGCTCCGGGTTCTTCTTACGAAGAGAAAAGGATAAACGTATTCTTCCAATGA
- a CDS encoding motility associated factor glycosyltransferase family protein translates to MKEFRSDLLEKNLASLRSFAPEASERIGSARINFEIIPTKTEDPSLKIGTVLLHSSMDPRKEAERQLADLKKGDEERAFLFFGAGLGYSIQHTLEFDKIICVWMEPFPEIIKAAFSLFDFSSMILSGKLRIFLSPYEESAFYEGFKGISGYPVSFIPHRGSLQWKKEEYQELRFLAETFFHKKDVNTATLTRFEKVWTGNFIRNLPELVDMQPINELFGLCKSKVDVVVCGAGPSLYLSLQELKEYRENFILIAVDTALLILQKSGIDPDLVFSVDPQPLNSKYLEGYSGKAKFIFDPTTSYHSLRMPYIGKNHFLTSSPFPWIKLLENASENGLGAVDFGGSVSTNAASLAEKMDARSILLLGQDLSFPGSQAHCKGAILEERLNFLESRTHRREHHNYKQMTALPPKWIESLEGKKLRTNEKLLIFKKWFEERQKDRPWANLGRDGAKLEGIKNITFKEWFKQNPSNTKEVSEVKEKIQRLLPSKINGKQVYEELNKIHQELIEFGVQVSTGEVLSEKIYNLIQSGEKDKESIRKALHEISVIDDRISSKKGLTEFLGISLQRVILAITEGYDTELTLEEKKNERLAVAKKSLLLYSGLKKSTEMNLHLISKAVGRFFS, encoded by the coding sequence ATGAAAGAATTTAGGTCGGATTTACTCGAAAAAAATTTGGCCTCACTTCGCAGTTTCGCGCCGGAAGCCTCCGAGAGAATCGGATCTGCTCGGATCAATTTTGAGATCATTCCTACAAAGACGGAAGATCCTAGTTTGAAGATCGGCACTGTTCTATTGCATAGTTCAATGGATCCTCGCAAAGAAGCGGAAAGGCAGCTTGCGGATCTAAAAAAAGGAGATGAAGAAAGAGCATTTCTGTTTTTCGGCGCCGGGCTTGGCTATTCAATCCAACATACATTAGAATTTGATAAAATAATTTGCGTATGGATGGAACCGTTTCCGGAGATCATCAAGGCGGCATTTTCACTTTTCGATTTTTCTTCCATGATACTTTCCGGGAAGCTGAGAATATTTCTATCACCATATGAAGAATCTGCATTTTACGAAGGCTTCAAAGGGATCTCAGGATATCCCGTAAGTTTTATCCCTCATAGAGGAAGTTTACAGTGGAAAAAAGAAGAATACCAAGAACTTCGATTTTTAGCTGAGACATTCTTTCATAAGAAAGATGTAAACACTGCTACATTGACCAGATTCGAGAAGGTTTGGACCGGTAATTTTATCAGAAACCTTCCTGAACTCGTAGATATGCAGCCTATAAACGAATTATTCGGTTTATGCAAATCCAAAGTTGATGTGGTTGTTTGTGGGGCTGGACCTTCTCTTTATCTTTCCTTGCAGGAATTAAAAGAATATAGAGAAAACTTTATATTGATCGCAGTGGATACGGCACTTCTAATTCTACAAAAATCAGGAATAGATCCGGATCTTGTATTTAGTGTGGATCCTCAGCCTTTAAACTCGAAATACTTAGAAGGTTATTCCGGAAAGGCAAAGTTTATATTCGATCCGACTACTTCTTATCATTCATTAAGAATGCCTTATATAGGAAAAAATCATTTTCTGACTTCTTCTCCTTTTCCTTGGATTAAACTTTTGGAGAACGCTTCCGAAAACGGACTCGGAGCCGTGGATTTCGGTGGTTCCGTTTCCACAAACGCGGCCAGTCTCGCAGAGAAAATGGATGCAAGATCTATTTTACTTTTAGGACAAGACCTTTCTTTTCCAGGTTCTCAAGCTCATTGTAAGGGAGCGATCTTGGAAGAAAGATTGAACTTTTTAGAATCTAGGACTCATAGAAGGGAACATCATAATTATAAACAGATGACTGCTTTACCTCCTAAGTGGATTGAATCTTTAGAAGGGAAAAAACTCAGGACTAACGAAAAACTTCTTATCTTTAAAAAATGGTTCGAAGAGAGACAAAAAGATCGTCCTTGGGCCAACTTAGGAAGAGACGGAGCTAAGTTGGAAGGGATCAAAAATATTACATTTAAAGAATGGTTTAAACAGAACCCGTCGAATACAAAAGAGGTTTCCGAGGTCAAAGAAAAGATCCAGCGACTTCTTCCTTCCAAGATCAATGGGAAACAAGTATACGAAGAGTTAAACAAGATACATCAAGAATTAATAGAATTCGGAGTTCAAGTTTCTACTGGAGAAGTCCTTTCCGAAAAAATATACAATCTTATCCAAAGCGGAGAGAAGGATAAAGAATCCATTCGAAAAGCATTACATGAGATTTCCGTAATAGATGATCGTATCAGTTCTAAAAAAGGGCTCACTGAATTTTTAGGAATTAGTTTGCAGAGAGTGATCTTGGCGATCACAGAAGGATACGATACGGAACTTACATTAGAAGAGAAGAAGAACGAAAGACTTGCAGTCGCTAAAAAGAGTCTTCTACTCTATTCAGGGCTAAAAAAAAGTACGGAAATGAATTTGCATCTTATAAGCAAGGCAGTAGGGCGATTTTTTTCTTAA
- a CDS encoding phasin-related domain-containing protein — protein sequence MEKQILDVLNAGLGLVKSGQEGLDKAKAEFTKSFQELAAKGASDNSEASVRVREFVDKFLNEAKELTTAATKTYEDSRAKALEVYNQIAEEAKKLVPAEQIEAIKAKFSEVTESVKKPAAPTKKTA from the coding sequence ATGGAAAAACAAATTCTAGATGTACTGAACGCAGGTCTTGGTTTGGTTAAAAGCGGACAAGAAGGTCTGGATAAAGCGAAAGCAGAATTTACTAAGAGTTTTCAAGAACTTGCAGCTAAAGGCGCTTCCGACAATTCCGAAGCATCTGTTCGTGTTCGTGAGTTCGTAGACAAATTCTTAAACGAAGCAAAAGAATTAACTACTGCAGCTACTAAAACCTACGAAGATTCTCGCGCTAAGGCACTTGAAGTTTATAACCAGATTGCAGAAGAAGCTAAGAAATTAGTTCCTGCTGAACAAATCGAAGCTATCAAGGCAAAATTTAGCGAAGTTACGGAGTCAGTTAAAAAACCTGCTGCTCCAACTAAAAAAACTGCTTAA